The following DNA comes from Brassica oleracea var. oleracea cultivar TO1000 chromosome C5, BOL, whole genome shotgun sequence.
GTAAAGTTACTTGTCTTGAGCAAGAATTTAATATTTAAAGGTAAAAGCAAACGCAAATGCAAGAAACACAACAATGATGCTCTCTGTTGTAGTTTGTTTACCTGTCTTGAACGAGAAGTCTGCCAACAACGTTACCACGTTGCTCTGCTTTCACATAATCATCCGAAGCTGGAAAACTGTAAGGCCAGCTTTCTACTTCCACATTCATCTAAAAAAATTCAAATTTATCAATAATTTGAAATGAAGATCAACAACGTTACCACGTTGCTCTGCTTTCACATAATCATCCGAAGCTGGAAAACTGTAAGGCCAGCTTTCTACTTCCACATTCATCTAAAAAAATTCAAATTTATCAATAATTTGAAATGAAGATATAATATTAGATTGAAAACCTTTTAAAAAAAAAAAAAAAAAAAAAGATATAATATTAGATTTGCTCTTCTAGCTATGTATATAAAGAAGAACCTGAGATTTAGCATCTTGCCAGAGCCAAAGAGGGTCATTATCATCATCAGTAGAGGAGTTTAAATAGACAAAGACCGGTCCAAACACCTTCTTCCATGCCTCTCCTTCACTGAACTTTGGCACTAAATCTTCCCCTGTGTAGTGTGCACTCATAAACACCTGAAGGATCCCACTCTAGGTTACACGACATTCATAAAAAAATTTAGAGAAAAACGTTGGAACAGAAGAGATGTGTATTCTTACAGCAAGAGCAGTGGGTCCAACGTGAGATGTCAAGTTCTGTTTTTGGGGTCCACCGGTTCGGTACTCATGGCTAGGAGTTATGAGCCAGAAACCAACTGATGGTTGCTCCGTGCATATCCATCCATGGACAGTAATGTATTTGTTTTCACATGAATATTGGTACTTATCATCAACCTAAAACCCCAAAGAAGTACCAATAATTAGTACAAGAAAGAAGTTAACCTCTCTTAGTTAGTACTTTACCTCTCCTTTAAATTGAGGCTCAACAGGATTAACAAGTAGAACAGCTTCAGGGTAAGCCAGAGCTTGGCCTCTATCCGGTAACCGGTCATCAGGCAATGGCATGAACCTCTGCCTATCATCAGTTATTGCCATGTAATGAAACCTACATTTTCCGCTAATATTAATGAAAAACTTAAGTGGTAAAAGATGTGTTAGGAAGTGAAGGAGTGATTTTTTTTGTAGTTACTTCTCCTTTCTGAGCTTGAAGGCAATTCTAGTTTCAGCTATTGAGAAAGCAGGCCATTCTTTCAAGTGCTCGTAGATGGCGTAAGTGTAGAATCCTGACGACCCACGAAGCATAACAAATCTGTTTCCACAGTGTTTTCATGTCATAATCTGAAAAAAGTGTAATATGAAAGTTCATGCATGTCAAAGATAGTAAGGACCTTTTGTCAATGTTTAAAGGGACAGCTTTGCCTTCTTGCGATGGATCCCATTTTCTTGTGAAAGAAATCTCAATCTGTTCTTCGTTTTCTATTATTACCTCAAACTTTGTTCCTTTTATTCTGTTACAAAAAGAAAATAGTCATTAAGTAACGGTTGCTTTGAACTTCTTTGAACTTCAATTTTGTAAGCTTATGAAGAAGACTTACACATCAAATGTACCAGCGGTTCCTGGTCCACTCCAAACGAGGTCCCAATACCTGAAGAAATGTATAGTCTTTATATCCATAGGAGAAAACAGAGAGAAGCATGCAAAAAACTATTATTACAAACATAAAGGATGGATCATATATGTTTGAACAAAAAAAAGGATCATATATATATCACATTACCCTCTGTTGGATTCTTCATTAAGAACCTCGAGCAAGTTATCAATGCCATTATACTCGATACCTGTAACAATTCCATCAGGCTTTGATAATGTAACACGAGCAATGCCATTATCCATCACCACCTGATCAGAGCCATTAATACACCATCAATATAGAAATATTTCATCAAAAACGTTACACTCTTGTTTAGTATCTGCAGGTAAATGAACGCATAGATAAGAACATGAGAAGAGTTCAAGTAAACCAACATGATTGCCCTTATCTTGCAACTGGAGTTTAACAGAAGACATTGTCAAAATGTCTTTCTCCGCTTTGGTCTGAACCTAAAAGTACATGTACACCCTTTCCTATACGTATATGTGCATATATATGGATCAAAATTAAAGAACTTATGTTGCCTTAAACGTGAGATAAAGCAAGTTGGGTATAGTGGAGATAATCTCTTGACTTCGTCGTCAAAACAGTTTGGTTAGTTTACAACAAAATGCTTAAAATAGCCGCAATGATCATCATAGTGACATTCGTGTCGTGTGTGTCTCAAGGCTATCACTTACGTCTCTTCTAAAAACAATACCATTTTTGTGTGCTTCATTTAGGTTAGGTAAACTTTTCCCTCTCCCCCTTAAAAAGTCAACCTTCACTAACAAGACACAAAAGTCCAGGCCCAAGCCCAACTCTACGAGGCCCAAATTCACAAAAGTCAGAGCATCGCCATATCCTTTCGGTTTCACTCACTTGCCCCGCCTCCTCCTCTGTTCCTTCTTCTTCCCCCATTCTCACTGTCCTCCCTAAAC
Coding sequences within:
- the LOC106294702 gene encoding probable rhamnogalacturonate lyase B isoform X1, which encodes MSSVKLQLQDKGNHVVMDNGIARVTLSKPDGIVTGIEYNGIDNLLEVLNEESNRGYWDLVWSGPGTAGTFDVIKGTKFEVIIENEEQIEISFTRKWDPSQEGKAVPLNIDKRFVMLRGSSGFYTYAIYEHLKEWPAFSIAETRIAFKLRKEKFHYMAITDDRQRFMPLPDDRLPDRGQALAYPEAVLLVNPVEPQFKGEVDDKYQYSCENKYITVHGWICTEQPSVGFWLITPSHEYRTGGPQKQNLTSHVGPTALAVFMSAHYTGEDLVPKFSEGEAWKKVFGPVFVYLNSSTDDDNDPLWLWQDAKSQMNVEVESWPYSFPASDDYVKAEQRGNVVGRLLVQDRYVDKDFIAANRGYVGLALPGAAGSWQRECKDYQFWTRTDEEGFFYINGVRPGQYNLYAWIPGFIGDYKYDDIITITPGCYMYMEDLVYQPPRNGATLWEIGFPDRSAAEFYAPDPNPKYINKLYQNHPDRFRQYGLWERYAELYPDIDLVYVVGSSDYSKDWFYAQVTRKKDSKTYQGTTWQIKFELKDIDKDHTYTLRAAIASATFAELQVRVNDANASPLFTSGLIGRDNSIARHGIHGLYWLFNVDVAGSKLVEGENTLFLTQPRSVSPFQGIMYDYIRFEAPS
- the LOC106294702 gene encoding probable rhamnogalacturonate lyase B isoform X2, with product MSSVKLQLQDKGNHVVMDNGIARVTLSKPDGIVTGIEYNGIDNLLEVLNEESNRGYWDLVWSGPGTAGTFDVIKGTKFEVIIENEEQIEISFTRKWDPSQEGKAVPLNIDKRFVMLRGSSGFYTYAIYEHLKEWPAFSIAETRIAFKLRKEKFHYMAITDDRQRFMPLPDDRLPDRGQALAYPEAVLLVNPVEPQFKGEVDDKYQYSCENKYITVHGWICTEQPSVGFWLITPSHEYRTGGPQKQNLTSHVGPTALAVFMSAHYTGEDLVPKFSEGEAWKKVFGPVFVYLNSSTDDDNDPLWLWQDAKSQMNVEVESWPYSFPASDDYVKAEQRGNVVGRLLVQDRYVDKDFIAANRGYVGLALPGAAGSWQRECKDYQFWTRTDEEGFFYINGVRPGQYNLYAWIPGFIGDYKYDDIITITPGCYMYMEDLVYQPPRNGATLWEIGFPDRSAAEFYAPDPNPKYINKLYQNHPDRFRQYGLWERYAELYPDIDLVYVVGSSDYSKDWFYAQVTRKKDSKTYQGTTWQIKFELKDIDKDHTYTLRAAIASATFAELQVRVNDANASPLFTSGLIGRDNSIARHGIHGLYWLFNVDVAGSKLVEGENTLFLTQPRSVSPFQGIMYDYIRFEAPS